The proteins below are encoded in one region of Rhizobium sp. 9140:
- the glgB gene encoding 1,4-alpha-glucan branching protein GlgB: MMLERLDLLQGIDHDAITALIDGRHGDPFAVLGPHPHADRTIVRVLMPGAVGIDLLDPSSGAVATSLELVHPGGLFAALTDLPRYRLQITWPEAVQETEDPYAFGPLLGDLDLHLFSQGTHYSLGRTFGARVMDVDGIEGVRFAVWAPNARRVSVVGDFNAWDGRRNPMRLRPSAGVWEIFIPRLGKGERYKFEIIDASGDVLAQKADPIARASEAAPATASIVASASPYPWTDEDWMRRKTEIRDGEAAISVYEVHLESWLRIAEDGDRSLDWIEFSQRLIPYAARLGFTHIELLPIMEYPFGGSWGYQPLGLFAPTGRYGTPEDFAYFVDRCHASGIGVILDWVPAHFPTDVWGLARFDGTALYEHEDPREGFHKDWNTLIYNFGRNEVKGFLIASALEWLEEYHVDALRVDAVASMLYRDYSRNAGEWIPNEYGGRENLEAVEFFKHLNSIVHQRCPNVLMIAEESTAWPGVTVPVEKGGLGFDFKWNMGWMHDTLHYMEEDPVYRRYNHGQMTFGMVYAYSERFMLPLSHDEVVHGKGSLLGKMPGDAWQKLANLRAYFGFMWAHPGKKLLFMGGEIAQETEWNHDGSIVWDLLDRPEHAGMQRLVGDLNRLYAAEPALQYGDLHPQGFDWAVSDDAEHSIFGMLRISEDRASMILAVSNMTPVPRQGYRIGVPSEGRWEEVFNSDAGVYGGSNLGNVEAWTEHHPAHGKPQSLSLTLPPLSTILLRWRA, from the coding sequence CTGATGCTGGAACGCCTCGACCTTCTCCAGGGTATCGACCACGATGCCATCACCGCCCTCATCGATGGGCGCCACGGCGACCCCTTCGCCGTTCTCGGCCCTCATCCACATGCCGACCGAACCATCGTCCGGGTGCTGATGCCCGGCGCCGTCGGGATCGACCTTCTCGACCCGTCGAGCGGCGCCGTCGCAACGAGCCTTGAACTCGTGCACCCCGGCGGTCTCTTTGCGGCGCTGACCGATCTACCCCGTTACCGGCTGCAGATCACCTGGCCGGAAGCCGTTCAGGAAACCGAGGATCCCTACGCCTTCGGTCCGCTGCTCGGCGACCTCGACCTGCACCTCTTCTCGCAAGGCACGCATTACAGCCTCGGCCGGACATTTGGCGCGCGGGTGATGGATGTAGATGGCATCGAGGGCGTACGGTTCGCCGTCTGGGCACCGAACGCACGGCGCGTGTCCGTCGTCGGCGACTTCAATGCCTGGGACGGACGCCGCAACCCGATGCGGTTGCGCCCCTCCGCCGGTGTCTGGGAAATCTTCATCCCACGTCTTGGCAAGGGCGAGCGCTACAAGTTCGAAATCATCGACGCCTCCGGCGATGTCCTGGCGCAGAAGGCGGATCCGATCGCGCGCGCGAGCGAGGCAGCCCCTGCCACGGCCTCCATCGTCGCATCCGCATCACCCTATCCCTGGACCGACGAAGACTGGATGCGCCGGAAGACGGAGATCCGCGATGGCGAAGCGGCCATTTCGGTCTACGAGGTTCATCTGGAATCCTGGCTTCGCATCGCCGAGGACGGAGACCGGTCTCTGGACTGGATCGAATTCAGCCAGCGGCTCATCCCCTATGCCGCACGTCTCGGCTTCACCCACATCGAGCTCCTGCCGATCATGGAATATCCGTTTGGCGGCTCCTGGGGCTACCAGCCACTCGGCCTTTTCGCGCCGACCGGGCGTTACGGCACCCCAGAGGATTTCGCCTATTTCGTCGATCGCTGCCATGCCTCGGGCATCGGCGTCATTCTCGACTGGGTCCCCGCCCACTTCCCGACCGACGTCTGGGGCCTCGCCCGCTTCGACGGCACCGCGCTCTACGAGCACGAGGATCCGCGCGAAGGCTTCCACAAGGACTGGAACACGCTGATCTACAATTTCGGCCGCAATGAGGTGAAGGGGTTCCTGATCGCCAGCGCGCTCGAATGGCTGGAGGAATACCACGTCGATGCGTTGCGCGTGGATGCGGTCGCGTCGATGCTCTACCGCGACTACAGCCGCAATGCCGGCGAGTGGATTCCGAACGAATATGGCGGGCGGGAAAACCTCGAAGCGGTCGAATTTTTCAAGCATCTTAACAGCATCGTACACCAGCGTTGCCCGAACGTGCTGATGATCGCCGAGGAATCCACCGCATGGCCCGGTGTGACGGTGCCCGTCGAGAAGGGTGGCCTCGGCTTCGACTTCAAGTGGAACATGGGCTGGATGCACGACACGCTGCATTACATGGAGGAAGACCCGGTCTACCGGCGCTACAATCATGGGCAGATGACCTTCGGCATGGTCTATGCCTACTCCGAGCGCTTCATGCTGCCGCTGTCCCACGACGAGGTCGTGCACGGCAAGGGCTCTCTGCTCGGCAAGATGCCGGGCGACGCCTGGCAGAAGCTCGCCAATCTGCGCGCCTATTTCGGCTTCATGTGGGCGCACCCCGGCAAGAAGCTGCTCTTCATGGGCGGCGAGATTGCGCAGGAAACGGAGTGGAACCATGACGGCTCGATCGTCTGGGATCTGCTCGACCGGCCGGAACATGCCGGCATGCAGCGCCTCGTCGGCGACCTCAACCGTCTCTATGCCGCAGAGCCGGCCCTGCAATATGGCGACCTGCATCCCCAGGGCTTCGACTGGGCGGTGTCGGACGATGCCGAGCACTCGATCTTCGGCATGCTGCGCATCAGCGAGGACAGAGCCTCGATGATCCTTGCCGTCTCCAACATGACGCCGGTGCCGCGCCAGGGCTACAGGATCGGCGTGCCTTCGGAAGGCCGTTGGGAAGAAGTGTTCAACAGCGATGCTGGCGTCTATGGCGGCTCCAATCTCGGCAATGTCGAAGCTTGGACAGAGCATCACCCCGCCCATGGCAAGCCGCAGTCCCTGTCGCTCACCTTGCCGCCCCTTTCGACGATCCTGCTCAGGTGGCGGGCCTGA
- a CDS encoding maltotransferase domain-containing protein, whose protein sequence is MNVHSLAEAHTPVITPPRIYYVHPLQLRGMEAWDAAFAHAATLGFDTVLSAPVFQKGDATSVFVTADFEKLSPELGLGESVEDGLSALVDAAQRHGLSLMLDIVVGREADTRSDAGAPVDPRISPTVAGSRTVRAHDPDSEATLITTWTDRIQRLADAGVSGFRCVGLAAIPADAWRTLISNVHQRQPHVRFLAWTPGTTFDDRRTLAEAGFEGSFSSLAWWNLRDRWLLDEYELQRNFAYQIAFPEAPFAKRIAHGTESGEILKRRAIRTLGLSATIGQGILIPMGFEFGASTPLDPMHGHGGGIRGLKSLGAFDISSEIRSLNERLAAAIPSAATPLTLIAGSATSVSALVQGDHADLRQAETVRVIICNRDLRRSAAAPFNAIREAASAFLPLCDIARPERALDADVRLAPGELRIFEGTASRPILMAGAAMDARAAADTPRLAIEKVSPAVDEGRFPVKRVVGDVVKVKADIFGDGHDPLAAVLLWRPVDAQEWTEVPMQFVVNDHWKAEFTLKRMGRHEYVVEAWRNPYAIFRYELGKKHEANLDLTLEIEEGINLIKAAQGNGPQRVQPELKALLAMLADEDADAKTKRLLAPETFSLMARADRRPFSVRSAVIPVDAERKAAGFASWFQVFPRSQSGDANRHGTFDDVIARLPAIREMGFDVLYFPPIHPIGATNRKGRNNTLTPGTNDPGSPYAIGSPEGGHDAIHPELGTLKDFRRLVAAAADHGLEIALDLAIQASPDHPWLKDHPGWFDWRSDGTIRYAENPPKKYEDIVNVDFYAKDAVPSLWETLRDVVQHWVDQGVKLFRVDNPHTKPFPFWEWMIADIRGRHPEVVFLSEAFTKPKVMYRLAKVGFSQSYTYFTWRNAKWELEEYMREITTEAPKDFFRPHFFVNTHDINPDFLQNAPRSAYLIRAALAATLSGLWGVYNGFELCEGRPDAKRKEYADSEKYEIRAWDYDRPGHIKGEIALLNRIRRENPALHTHLGLTLLPAWNDNVMFFEKASAGRENVLMIAISLDPHTAQEADVEVPLWSWNLPDNGSLPMEDLIADRAFTWTGKIQRIRLDPSMPFGIWRVR, encoded by the coding sequence ATGAATGTTCATTCGCTTGCCGAAGCACACACACCTGTCATCACGCCGCCGCGGATCTACTACGTCCACCCCTTGCAATTGCGAGGGATGGAAGCGTGGGACGCGGCCTTTGCGCATGCTGCAACGCTTGGTTTCGACACGGTGCTATCGGCGCCCGTCTTCCAAAAGGGCGATGCAACCAGCGTGTTCGTCACGGCCGACTTCGAAAAGCTGAGCCCGGAGCTTGGGCTTGGCGAGAGCGTCGAGGACGGCCTGTCGGCTCTGGTCGATGCCGCGCAGCGACATGGCCTTTCCCTGATGCTGGATATCGTCGTCGGACGCGAGGCGGATACGCGTTCCGACGCCGGCGCTCCCGTCGATCCGCGTATCTCACCCACCGTCGCCGGCAGCCGCACTGTCCGCGCACATGACCCGGATTCGGAAGCCACGCTGATTACCACATGGACGGATCGTATTCAGAGGCTTGCCGACGCCGGTGTCAGCGGCTTCCGTTGCGTCGGCCTTGCCGCCATACCGGCGGACGCATGGCGGACGCTGATCTCGAACGTTCATCAACGTCAGCCGCACGTCCGCTTTCTCGCCTGGACGCCAGGCACGACCTTCGATGACCGCAGGACCCTGGCCGAAGCCGGTTTCGAGGGCAGCTTCTCATCGCTCGCCTGGTGGAACCTCAGGGATCGCTGGCTCCTTGATGAATACGAACTTCAGCGGAATTTCGCCTACCAGATCGCCTTTCCCGAAGCGCCATTCGCAAAGCGCATAGCCCATGGCACGGAGAGCGGCGAAATCCTGAAACGGCGTGCCATACGCACGCTTGGCCTCTCCGCGACGATCGGCCAGGGCATCCTGATCCCGATGGGCTTCGAGTTCGGAGCATCGACACCGCTAGATCCGATGCATGGTCATGGCGGCGGCATTCGCGGTCTGAAATCCCTTGGTGCCTTTGACATCTCCTCCGAGATACGGTCCCTCAACGAACGGCTGGCTGCCGCGATACCGTCGGCTGCAACGCCGCTGACCCTCATTGCCGGCAGCGCGACATCCGTGAGCGCGCTCGTACAGGGCGACCATGCGGACCTTCGTCAGGCCGAGACCGTGCGCGTGATCATCTGCAACCGCGATCTTCGCCGCAGTGCCGCAGCACCGTTCAATGCGATCCGCGAGGCGGCATCCGCCTTCCTGCCGCTGTGCGATATCGCCCGGCCCGAACGCGCGCTCGATGCCGATGTGCGGCTTGCACCGGGCGAGCTGCGGATTTTCGAGGGCACGGCCTCCAGGCCGATCCTCATGGCAGGTGCCGCGATGGATGCGCGCGCCGCTGCGGATACGCCACGTCTGGCCATCGAGAAGGTATCGCCGGCAGTTGACGAAGGCCGCTTCCCGGTAAAGCGCGTCGTCGGCGATGTCGTGAAGGTGAAAGCTGATATTTTCGGCGACGGCCATGACCCGCTGGCAGCCGTGCTCCTCTGGCGTCCGGTGGATGCGCAGGAATGGACCGAAGTGCCGATGCAGTTCGTCGTCAACGACCACTGGAAAGCGGAATTCACCCTGAAGCGCATGGGGCGCCACGAATATGTCGTGGAGGCCTGGCGCAACCCCTACGCCATTTTCCGCTACGAACTCGGTAAGAAGCATGAGGCCAATCTCGACCTGACGCTGGAGATCGAGGAAGGCATCAACCTCATCAAGGCCGCGCAGGGGAATGGTCCCCAGCGGGTTCAACCCGAGTTGAAGGCGCTTCTGGCGATGCTCGCCGACGAGGATGCCGACGCGAAGACCAAACGGCTGCTCGCACCGGAAACCTTTTCGCTCATGGCCCGCGCAGACCGCCGGCCCTTCAGCGTCCGCTCCGCCGTCATCCCCGTCGATGCCGAGCGGAAGGCAGCTGGTTTTGCCAGCTGGTTTCAGGTCTTCCCTCGCTCGCAAAGCGGCGATGCGAACCGCCACGGCACGTTCGACGATGTCATCGCCCGGCTTCCCGCCATTCGCGAGATGGGCTTCGACGTCCTCTACTTCCCGCCGATCCACCCGATCGGCGCCACGAACCGCAAGGGCCGCAACAACACGCTGACGCCCGGCACGAACGATCCCGGCAGCCCTTACGCCATCGGCTCGCCGGAGGGCGGGCATGATGCGATCCATCCGGAACTCGGCACGCTCAAAGATTTCCGCAGGCTGGTCGCGGCGGCAGCCGATCACGGGCTCGAAATCGCGCTCGACCTCGCCATCCAGGCTTCGCCGGATCATCCCTGGCTGAAGGATCACCCCGGCTGGTTCGACTGGCGATCCGACGGAACGATCCGCTATGCGGAAAACCCGCCGAAGAAATACGAGGACATCGTCAACGTCGATTTCTACGCGAAGGACGCCGTGCCATCGCTATGGGAGACGCTGCGCGACGTCGTCCAGCATTGGGTCGATCAGGGCGTCAAGCTCTTCCGCGTCGACAATCCACACACCAAGCCGTTTCCCTTCTGGGAATGGATGATCGCCGATATTCGCGGTCGTCATCCCGAAGTCGTGTTCCTGTCGGAAGCCTTTACCAAGCCGAAGGTCATGTATCGACTGGCCAAGGTCGGTTTCTCGCAATCCTACACCTACTTCACGTGGCGAAACGCGAAGTGGGAGCTTGAGGAGTATATGCGGGAGATCACGACAGAGGCGCCGAAAGACTTCTTCCGCCCGCACTTCTTCGTCAACACGCATGATATCAACCCGGATTTTCTACAGAACGCACCGCGTTCGGCCTACCTGATCCGCGCCGCCCTTGCCGCGACCCTTTCGGGTCTCTGGGGCGTCTATAACGGCTTCGAGCTCTGCGAAGGCCGGCCGGATGCCAAGCGCAAGGAATATGCCGACAGCGAGAAGTACGAGATCCGGGCATGGGACTATGACCGGCCGGGCCATATCAAGGGCGAAATCGCGCTTCTGAACCGCATCCGCCGCGAAAACCCGGCGCTGCACACGCATCTCGGCCTGACGCTGCTGCCCGCCTGGAACGACAATGTCATGTTCTTCGAAAAGGCCAGTGCCGGGCGCGAGAACGTGCTGATGATCGCCATCAGCCTCGATCCTCACACCGCACAGGAAGCGGATGTCGAAGTGCCGCTCTGGTCATGGAACCTTCCCGACAACGGATCGCTTCCCATGGAAGACCTCATTGCCGACCGGGCCTTCACCTGGACGGGAAAGATACAACGCATCCGCCTCGATCCGTCGATGCCGTTCGGCATCTGGCGGGTTCGATAG
- the malQ gene encoding 4-alpha-glucanotransferase, giving the protein MKRETIDELARRHGIGETRPSPEKNDVTVSTETKIKILEALNVDLDARDQPGNPLAGQKTATTKTLPASYLPPFLGRTRVWGVTLEPYALRSSRNWGIGDFQDLCDIARVFGPLGADFIGLTPLHAPFLADPDRCSPYEPSSRQRLNPLYIAVDRVPGYEPHPEIERRAAELRETTLVDYVGVCSLKLEALRDIWTGWMPERSGSSAPEDFETFIAREGTPLRLHALFEALSFTMSAQGLGAGWHAWPESFKDPESLDVAAFAETHEDEIRFHMWLQWLAHGQLDAASKAAKAAGMRIGLYLDLAVGEALDGAATWGERDLYVSAATVGSPPDPFAADGQDWHLAAFQPAAIASGDPSPYRRMVTAAMRYAGAIRIDHAAALRRLFLVPLDLKPDGGAYVEYPEKDLLGILAETSRHHECLVIGEDLGVLPDGLQDDLTEARILSYRILSYERTEDGFKPGQEYPALSLACISTHDHQTLAGWWRGADITTRAEHGILPPDITKAHQEERMTERKDLARALDDAGIEQPSHLPSGLAQDQVLTSIVVDAHRFIARTASALSAVRLADMTGEKNPTNVPGTSDSYPNWKPKLSVTLEALSEVPLLVTLSTVMREERPRS; this is encoded by the coding sequence ATGAAGCGCGAGACGATCGACGAGCTTGCACGCCGGCACGGTATCGGCGAAACGCGACCGAGCCCTGAGAAGAACGATGTTACGGTCTCCACCGAGACGAAGATCAAGATCCTAGAGGCGCTGAACGTCGACCTTGATGCCCGCGATCAACCGGGCAATCCCTTGGCCGGCCAGAAGACCGCAACGACGAAAACGCTGCCCGCCTCCTACCTCCCGCCTTTCCTCGGAAGAACCCGCGTCTGGGGCGTGACGCTCGAGCCCTACGCACTTCGGTCGTCCCGCAACTGGGGCATCGGCGATTTTCAGGATCTCTGCGATATCGCCCGTGTCTTCGGCCCGCTCGGCGCCGACTTCATCGGACTGACGCCGCTGCATGCGCCGTTCCTCGCCGACCCCGATCGTTGCAGCCCGTATGAACCCTCCAGCCGCCAGCGCCTGAACCCGCTCTACATCGCCGTCGATCGCGTTCCCGGTTATGAGCCGCACCCGGAGATAGAGCGCAGGGCAGCCGAACTGCGGGAAACCACGCTGGTTGATTATGTCGGCGTCTGCAGCCTGAAGCTGGAGGCCCTTCGCGACATCTGGACAGGCTGGATGCCCGAGCGGAGCGGATCATCCGCACCGGAAGATTTCGAGACCTTCATCGCGCGCGAGGGCACGCCTCTGCGTCTCCACGCGCTGTTTGAAGCCCTATCCTTCACGATGTCGGCACAGGGCCTCGGCGCCGGCTGGCATGCTTGGCCGGAGAGCTTCAAGGACCCGGAGAGCCTTGACGTCGCAGCCTTTGCTGAAACGCACGAGGACGAGATCCGCTTCCATATGTGGCTGCAATGGCTGGCACACGGCCAGCTCGACGCGGCGTCCAAGGCTGCGAAAGCAGCCGGCATGCGGATCGGGCTCTATCTCGATCTTGCGGTCGGCGAGGCGCTGGACGGCGCCGCCACCTGGGGCGAGCGCGATCTCTATGTTTCCGCGGCCACCGTCGGCAGCCCGCCGGATCCTTTCGCTGCCGATGGACAGGACTGGCATCTCGCCGCCTTCCAACCGGCCGCCATCGCCAGCGGCGACCCTTCGCCCTATCGGCGCATGGTAACCGCCGCCATGCGCTATGCCGGCGCCATCCGCATCGATCACGCCGCGGCCCTGCGTCGCCTGTTCCTCGTCCCGCTCGACCTCAAGCCGGATGGCGGCGCCTATGTCGAATATCCGGAAAAAGATCTCCTCGGCATTCTCGCGGAAACCTCCAGGCACCATGAATGCCTCGTCATCGGCGAGGATCTCGGTGTCCTCCCAGATGGCCTGCAAGACGACCTCACGGAGGCACGCATCCTCTCCTACCGGATTCTCTCGTACGAGCGCACCGAAGACGGCTTCAAGCCGGGGCAAGAGTATCCGGCTCTGTCGCTTGCCTGCATCTCCACGCATGACCACCAGACGCTCGCCGGCTGGTGGCGTGGCGCGGATATCACCACCCGCGCCGAACACGGCATCCTGCCGCCGGATATCACCAAGGCGCATCAGGAAGAGCGCATGACGGAGCGCAAGGATCTGGCACGGGCACTGGACGACGCGGGTATCGAGCAACCTTCCCACCTGCCTTCGGGTTTGGCACAGGATCAGGTCTTGACCAGTATCGTGGTCGATGCCCACCGCTTCATCGCCAGGACGGCATCGGCTCTCTCTGCCGTGCGTCTCGCCGATATGACCGGAGAGAAGAACCCGACCAACGTTCCAGGGACGAGCGACAGCTATCCCAACTGGAAGCCGAAGCTGTCCGTAACGCTCGAAGCCCTTTCCGAGGTGCCTCTTCTTGTCACCCTATCCACGGTCATGCGGGAGGAGCGCCCGCGGTCGTAG
- the treS gene encoding maltose alpha-D-glucosyltransferase, which produces MQDDSGTRPQTHAESGSSDPLWYKDAIIYQLHIKSFHDGNGDGIGDFKGLQEKLDHISSLGVTAIWLLPFFPSPRRDDGYDIADYGDVSPDYGTMDEFRAFVDAAHERGIRVIIELVINHTSDQHPWFQRARNAPVGSPERDFYVWSDTDQKFPETRIIFLDTEKSNWTWDPVAGAYYWHRFYSHQPDLNFDNPQVLEELLSVMRFWLETGIDGFRLDAIPYLIEREGTNNENLAETHDILKQIRAALDASHPGRMLLAEANQWPEDTNEYFGDGDECHMAFHFPLMPRMYMAIAKEDRFPITDIMRQTPDIPDNCQWAIFLRNHDELTLEMVTDAERDYLWNIYAADRRARINLGIRRRLAPLMERDRRRVELMNALLLSMPGTPVIYYGDEIGMGDNIYLGDRDGVRTPMQWSPDRNGGFSRADPARLVLPPVMDPLYGYEAVNVEAQSADAHSLLNWTRHMLALRRRHIAFGRGAQRFLKPGNRKILAYLREYDGDTILCVFNLSRLPQAVELDLSEFENRVPIELTGMSPFPPIGQLTYLLTLPPYGFFWFQLVAEADGPTWRNDPPEQLPDFATMVLRRDLLEVVEQPRLSSVLSRDVLPSYLAKRRWFGSKGETLHSAKIVSAVPMGFPHDILLGELEAELEGHTETYMLPLAIAWDDANPPALAQQLALARLRQGRRVGFLTDGFAVEAFARGVLKGLRERTQISGRSGTLEFIGSDQLDGIDVRDDLPIHWLSAEQSNSSLIVGDIAMVKLIRHIFPGIHPEVEMTRYLTSVGYANTAPLLGEIARIAPDGTRSTLIIVQGAIRNQGDAWTWMLSTLRRTLDDTLTSVSDIAPTDVQEGLFSPLMDFVSNVGTRLGELHVALAKPTEDEAFAPVRAGTHDVEDLRRQVIGQISDGLDILDGARRDIDPALGGEISRLIEERETLFASIGALADRATDTLMIRNHGDFHLGQILVAEADAYLIDFEGEPARNLDERRAKTNPLRDVAGLLRSLSYLGATAELDNEAVTDPNDDRRTVLIRAFIEKAEAAFLSSYFTVTETSDHLRMPEAIRTQILDLFLLEKATYEIAYEARNRPKWLPIPLAGFSAIVRRLSESNA; this is translated from the coding sequence ATGCAGGACGACAGTGGCACCCGCCCGCAGACCCACGCCGAAAGCGGCTCCTCGGACCCGCTATGGTATAAGGACGCCATCATCTACCAGCTGCACATCAAGTCGTTCCATGACGGGAACGGCGATGGCATCGGCGACTTCAAAGGCCTGCAGGAGAAGCTCGACCACATCTCCTCGCTTGGCGTCACCGCGATCTGGCTGCTGCCGTTCTTCCCGTCGCCGAGACGCGACGATGGCTACGATATCGCCGACTATGGCGATGTCAGCCCCGACTACGGCACGATGGACGAATTCCGCGCCTTCGTGGATGCCGCCCATGAGCGGGGAATTCGTGTCATCATCGAGCTGGTCATCAACCACACCTCCGATCAGCACCCCTGGTTCCAGCGCGCCCGCAATGCGCCGGTCGGCTCCCCGGAGCGCGACTTCTACGTCTGGTCGGATACGGACCAGAAGTTTCCGGAAACCCGCATCATCTTCCTCGATACCGAGAAATCCAACTGGACCTGGGACCCGGTCGCCGGCGCCTATTACTGGCACCGGTTCTATTCCCACCAGCCGGACCTGAACTTCGACAATCCACAGGTTCTCGAAGAGCTGTTGTCCGTCATGCGCTTCTGGCTGGAGACGGGCATCGACGGCTTTCGGCTGGATGCCATCCCCTACCTGATCGAGCGCGAGGGGACCAACAACGAGAACCTAGCCGAAACCCACGACATCCTGAAGCAGATCCGCGCCGCGCTTGACGCGAGCCATCCCGGCCGCATGCTGCTCGCCGAAGCCAACCAGTGGCCGGAAGATACCAACGAGTATTTTGGCGATGGCGACGAATGCCACATGGCGTTCCACTTCCCGCTGATGCCGCGCATGTACATGGCCATCGCCAAGGAAGACCGCTTCCCGATCACCGACATCATGCGCCAGACGCCCGATATTCCGGACAATTGCCAATGGGCGATCTTCCTGCGCAACCATGATGAGCTGACGCTCGAAATGGTGACGGATGCCGAGCGGGACTATCTCTGGAACATCTATGCCGCCGACCGCCGCGCCCGCATCAATCTCGGCATCCGCCGTCGCCTTGCGCCCTTGATGGAGCGCGACCGCCGCCGCGTCGAGCTGATGAACGCGCTGCTGCTTTCCATGCCCGGAACGCCCGTCATCTATTACGGCGACGAGATCGGCATGGGCGACAACATCTATCTCGGCGACCGCGACGGCGTGCGCACGCCGATGCAGTGGTCGCCGGATCGCAATGGCGGCTTCTCGCGCGCGGACCCCGCCCGCCTCGTCCTGCCGCCCGTCATGGATCCGCTCTATGGCTATGAAGCCGTGAACGTCGAAGCACAGTCGGCCGATGCCCATTCGCTCCTGAACTGGACACGGCACATGCTGGCGCTCCGTCGTCGCCACATCGCCTTCGGCCGTGGCGCGCAGCGTTTCCTGAAGCCCGGCAACCGCAAGATCCTTGCCTATCTCAGGGAATATGACGGCGACACGATCTTGTGCGTCTTCAACCTCTCGCGCCTGCCGCAGGCCGTCGAGCTCGATCTCTCGGAGTTCGAGAACCGCGTGCCGATCGAACTGACCGGCATGTCGCCCTTCCCGCCCATCGGCCAGCTCACCTATCTTCTAACCCTGCCGCCCTACGGCTTCTTCTGGTTCCAGCTCGTCGCGGAAGCGGATGGCCCGACCTGGCGCAATGACCCGCCGGAACAGCTGCCCGATTTCGCGACCATGGTGCTGCGCCGCGACCTCCTCGAGGTGGTCGAGCAGCCGCGTCTGTCGAGCGTCCTGTCGCGCGACGTTCTTCCCTCCTATCTCGCCAAGCGCCGCTGGTTCGGCTCGAAGGGCGAGACGCTGCATAGCGCCAAGATCGTCAGCGCCGTGCCCATGGGCTTCCCGCACGACATCCTGCTCGGCGAACTCGAGGCGGAACTTGAAGGGCATACAGAAACTTACATGCTGCCGCTCGCGATCGCCTGGGATGACGCCAACCCGCCGGCTCTCGCCCAACAGCTGGCGCTTGCCCGTCTGCGGCAGGGTCGTCGCGTGGGCTTTCTGACGGATGGCTTTGCAGTCGAAGCATTTGCCCGCGGCGTCCTCAAGGGATTGCGCGAACGCACCCAGATCTCCGGACGCAGCGGCACACTGGAGTTCATTGGAAGCGATCAGCTTGATGGCATCGACGTGCGCGACGATCTGCCGATACACTGGCTGTCGGCCGAGCAGTCTAACAGCTCCCTGATCGTCGGCGATATCGCGATGGTCAAGCTCATCCGCCACATCTTTCCGGGCATCCACCCGGAAGTGGAGATGACGCGCTATCTGACCAGCGTCGGCTACGCCAACACTGCACCGCTGCTTGGCGAGATCGCCCGCATCGCGCCGGACGGCACGCGCTCGACGCTGATCATCGTTCAGGGCGCCATTCGCAATCAGGGTGACGCCTGGACCTGGATGCTCAGCACCCTGCGCCGCACGCTCGACGACACGCTGACCTCCGTTTCCGACATCGCCCCCACAGACGTGCAGGAAGGCCTGTTCTCGCCGCTGATGGACTTCGTCTCGAATGTCGGCACGCGTCTCGGCGAACTTCATGTCGCCTTGGCGAAACCGACGGAGGATGAGGCCTTCGCCCCTGTTCGTGCCGGGACGCACGACGTCGAAGACCTGCGCCGTCAGGTGATCGGCCAGATTTCGGACGGTCTCGACATTCTCGACGGCGCACGTCGCGACATCGATCCGGCGCTTGGCGGCGAGATCTCCAGGCTGATCGAAGAGCGCGAGACCTTGTTCGCCTCCATCGGCGCGCTTGCAGATCGTGCAACGGACACGCTCATGATCCGCAACCACGGTGATTTTCACCTGGGCCAGATCCTCGTTGCGGAAGCTGATGCCTATCTCATCGACTTCGAAGGCGAGCCGGCCCGGAACCTCGACGAACGCCGCGCAAAGACCAATCCCCTGCGCGATGTCGCCGGCCTGTTGCGGTCGCTGAGCTACCTTGGTGCAACGGCCGAACTCGACAATGAGGCGGTGACCGACCCGAACGACGACAGACGGACCGTGCTCATCCGCGCCTTCATCGAGAAGGCCGAGGCGGCATTCCTGTCGAGCTACTTCACGGTAACCGAAACGTCGGATCACCTGCGCATGCCGGAAGCGATCCGCACGCAGATCCTCGACCTCTTCCTCTTGGAAAAGGCGACGTACGAAATCGCCTACGAAGCCCGCAACCGGCCGAAATGGCTGCCCATCCCGCTCGCTGGCTTCTCCGCCATCGTCCGCCGACTTTCGGAAAGTAACGCCTGA